In one window of Corynebacterium incognita DNA:
- a CDS encoding cutinase family protein produces the protein MRKVFTVVAVVILVVVLGLGASQYFNSRTANDSAPLNPFSKDDSSRGGAGKGDKGKGEQRAPSQPSWCPRAEVIAAPGTWESKKGDDPINPTANKYSFMLKVTKPLQREYTREDVKVWTLPYTAEFKNINSQGEMSYDESRDEGTATLKAELKDMHEQCPETKFVLTGFSQGAVIVGDVADRIGAGNGPVPADAVAGVALVADGRRENGVGINPGTDLDGIGAEIALAPVEKLVQPIVPGASMRGPRKNDFGELADRTYQICAPNDSICDAPQDIANALPRAMDLVEANGVHARYAKNKNVIDGTTTDKWLVGWAKKKIAEM, from the coding sequence ATGAGAAAAGTTTTTACCGTTGTGGCAGTTGTGATTCTGGTTGTGGTGCTCGGCTTGGGCGCCAGCCAGTACTTCAACTCGCGCACGGCCAACGACTCCGCGCCGCTCAACCCCTTCTCCAAGGACGACTCCTCACGCGGGGGTGCCGGAAAGGGCGACAAGGGGAAGGGGGAGCAGAGAGCCCCGTCCCAGCCGTCGTGGTGCCCGCGCGCGGAAGTCATCGCGGCGCCCGGCACGTGGGAATCCAAGAAGGGCGACGACCCCATCAACCCCACCGCCAACAAATACTCCTTCATGCTCAAGGTGACGAAGCCCCTGCAGCGGGAGTACACGCGCGAAGACGTGAAGGTGTGGACGCTGCCGTACACTGCGGAATTTAAGAACATCAATTCCCAGGGTGAGATGAGCTACGACGAGTCTCGCGACGAGGGTACCGCCACCCTCAAGGCCGAGCTCAAGGACATGCACGAGCAGTGCCCGGAAACCAAGTTCGTGCTCACCGGCTTCTCGCAGGGGGCGGTCATCGTCGGCGACGTCGCTGACCGCATCGGTGCGGGGAACGGGCCGGTGCCTGCCGACGCCGTCGCCGGCGTCGCCCTCGTCGCTGACGGCCGCCGCGAAAACGGCGTCGGCATCAACCCAGGAACTGACCTGGACGGAATTGGCGCGGAGATTGCCCTCGCACCCGTCGAGAAGCTCGTGCAGCCCATCGTCCCCGGCGCCTCCATGCGGGGCCCGCGCAAGAACGACTTCGGCGAGCTCGCGGACCGCACTTACCAAATCTGCGCGCCCAATGACTCCATCTGCGATGCCCCGCAGGACATCGCCAACGCCCTGCCGCGGGCCATGGATCTGGTGGAGGCCAATGGGGTGCACGCGCGGTATGCCAAAAACAAGAATGTCATCGACGGCACCACCACGGACAAGTGGCTGGTGGGCTGGGCAAAGAAGAAGATCGCAGAAATGTAG
- a CDS encoding FadD32-like long-chain-fatty-acid--AMP ligase, which translates to MDLHALMGRFFNDKGEIILDPKLTLPGLAEMMYLAEAQEGTTDRVCLRYWDYSNSREGEAKDLTRKEVHIRTKAVAARLQQVGAPGDRVAILASNSPEYIQAFMGAMYAGMVPIPLYDPNEPGHSGHLAAVFAVAEPKLVLTNTASAGAVRKLFASKPAAERPRVLTVDALPDSLAESWVNPMELPGVDVAALGAPLDLPAFLQFTSGSTRNPAGVALTHRAILINVLQIFVALQLAMPLRIVSWLPLHHDMGIILAAFASIMGLELELMSPRDFIQQPARWLNQIDARPFLSAQDDTVPNVYAAVPNFALELAVRYGKAQAGDLDLSAIKGLVIGSEPVREQAVNEFYEAFKEYGLERNALRPSYGLAEASLLVLTSQTPNRPVFAHFDREALAAGEAKIAEGDAPYVSFASNGQSVRPMELTIVDPATGNELPDGRVGELWVSGGNVASGYLGREDENESTFQNKLGERLTEGSRVLHADADARWLATGDLAVIVDGETYITGRLKDLIVIAGRNHYPQDIEATAQETSAHVRPDSVAAFSVGDESTEELVLLIERADNADPAGDAEAVEAVRAAVTAHHGVTPGDIKILAPMEISRSSSGKIARRVAKKNYEA; encoded by the coding sequence ATGGATTTGCACGCACTCATGGGGCGTTTCTTTAACGACAAGGGTGAGATCATCTTGGATCCCAAGCTCACCCTCCCCGGACTCGCCGAAATGATGTACCTGGCCGAGGCCCAAGAAGGCACCACAGACCGCGTGTGCCTCCGCTACTGGGACTACAGCAACTCCCGCGAAGGCGAAGCAAAAGACCTCACCCGCAAGGAGGTGCATATCCGCACCAAGGCCGTGGCCGCCCGCCTCCAGCAGGTTGGCGCGCCGGGCGACCGCGTGGCCATCCTCGCCAGCAACTCCCCGGAGTACATCCAGGCCTTCATGGGCGCGATGTACGCCGGCATGGTGCCCATCCCGCTCTACGACCCCAACGAGCCCGGCCACTCCGGCCACCTCGCCGCCGTGTTCGCCGTGGCCGAGCCGAAGCTGGTGCTGACAAACACGGCGTCGGCAGGCGCAGTGCGCAAGCTGTTTGCTTCCAAACCCGCCGCCGAGCGCCCGCGCGTGCTCACCGTGGACGCCCTCCCAGACTCCCTCGCCGAGTCCTGGGTCAACCCGATGGAACTGCCCGGCGTAGACGTCGCCGCCCTCGGCGCACCGCTGGACCTGCCCGCCTTCCTGCAGTTCACCTCCGGCTCCACCCGCAACCCCGCCGGCGTGGCACTGACCCACCGCGCGATCCTCATCAACGTGCTGCAGATCTTTGTGGCGCTGCAGCTGGCCATGCCGCTGCGCATCGTGTCCTGGCTGCCGCTGCATCACGACATGGGCATCATCCTCGCGGCGTTCGCCAGCATCATGGGCTTGGAACTCGAGCTCATGAGCCCACGCGACTTCATCCAGCAGCCAGCCCGCTGGCTCAATCAGATCGACGCCCGCCCCTTCCTCAGCGCGCAGGACGACACCGTGCCGAACGTCTACGCCGCGGTCCCGAACTTCGCCCTTGAGCTGGCCGTGCGCTACGGCAAAGCGCAGGCAGGCGACCTGGACCTGTCCGCCATTAAGGGTCTCGTCATCGGCTCCGAGCCGGTGCGCGAGCAAGCGGTCAACGAGTTCTACGAGGCCTTCAAGGAGTACGGCCTGGAGCGCAACGCGCTGCGTCCGTCCTACGGCCTGGCCGAGGCCTCCCTGCTGGTGCTCACCTCCCAGACCCCGAACCGCCCGGTCTTCGCGCACTTCGACCGCGAGGCCCTGGCAGCAGGCGAGGCCAAGATCGCCGAAGGTGACGCGCCATACGTGTCCTTCGCCTCCAACGGCCAGTCCGTGCGCCCGATGGAGCTGACCATCGTGGACCCGGCCACCGGCAACGAGCTTCCCGACGGCCGCGTCGGTGAACTGTGGGTCTCCGGCGGCAACGTGGCCTCCGGCTACCTGGGCCGCGAAGATGAGAACGAGTCCACCTTCCAGAACAAGCTGGGCGAGCGCCTGACGGAGGGCTCCCGCGTGCTGCACGCCGACGCCGACGCGCGCTGGCTGGCCACCGGCGACCTGGCCGTCATCGTGGATGGCGAAACATACATCACCGGTCGCCTCAAGGACCTCATCGTCATTGCGGGCCGTAACCACTACCCGCAGGACATCGAGGCCACCGCCCAGGAGACCAGCGCGCACGTGCGCCCGGACTCCGTGGCGGCGTTCAGCGTGGGCGACGAGTCCACCGAGGAACTGGTGCTGCTCATCGAGCGCGCGGACAACGCGGACCCGGCCGGTGATGCCGAGGCCGTGGAAGCAGTCCGCGCGGCGGTGACGGCGCACCACGGCGTGACCCCGGGCGACATCAAGATCCTGGCCCCGATGGAAATCTCACGCTCTTCCTCCGGCAAAATCGCGCGCCGCGTGGCGAAGAAGAACTACGAGGCCTAG